One Danio rerio strain Tuebingen ecotype United States chromosome 22, GRCz12tu, whole genome shotgun sequence genomic window carries:
- the LOC108181090 gene encoding myosin heavy chain, fast skeletal muscle-like: MGDGEMECFGPAAIYLRKTERERIEAQNTPFDAKTAYFVVDADEMYLKGTLQSKEGGKATVKTHSGKTVTVKEDEIFPMNPPKFDKIEDMAMMTHLNEPCVLYNLKERYAAWMIYTYSGLFCVTVNPYKWLPVYDAVVVAGYRGKKRIEAPPHIFSISDNAYQFMLTDRENQSVLITGESGAGKTVNTKRVIQYFATVGAMSGAKKQEPVAGKMQGSLEDQIIAANPLLEAYGNAKTVRNDNSSRFGKFIRIHFGTTGKLASADIETYLLEKSRVTFQLSAERSYHIFYQLMTGHKPELLEALLITTNPYDYPMISQGEITVKSINDVEEFIATDTAIDILGFTADEKIAIYKLTGAVMHHGSMKFKQKQREEQAEPDGTEVADKIAYLMGLNSADMLKALCYPRVKVGNEMVTKGQTVPQVNNAVSALCKSVYEKMFLWMVIRINEMLDTKQPRQFFIGVLDIAGFEIFDFNSLEQLCINFTNEKLQQFFNHHMFVLEQEEYKKEGIEWEFIDFGMDLAACIELIEKPMGIFSILEEECMFPKATDTSFKNKLHDQHLGKTAAFQKPKPAKGKAEAHFSLVHYAGTVDYNIVGWLDKNKDPLNDSVVQLYQKSSLKVLAFLYASHGGEAEGGGGKKGGKKKGGSFQTVSALFRENLGKLMTNLRSTHPHFVRCLIPNESKTPGLMENFLVIHQLRCNGVLEGIRICRKGFPSRILYGDFKQRYKVLNASVIPEGQFIDNKKASEKLLGSIDVDHTQYKFGHTKVFFKAGLLGTLEEMRDEKLASLVTMTQALCRGYVMRKVFVKMMERRESIYSIQYNIRSFMNVKHWPWMKLYFKIKPLLKSAETEKEMAAMKENFEKMKEDLTKALAKKKELEEKMVSLLQEKNDLQLQVASEGENLSDAEERCEGLIKSKIQLEAKLKETTERLEDEEEINAELTAKKRKLEDECSELKKDIDDLELTLAKVEKEKHATENKVKNLTEEMASQDESIAKLTKEKKALQEAHQQTLDDLQAEEDKVNTLTKSKSKLEQQVDDLEGSLEQEKKLRMDLERAKRKFEGDLKLAQESIMDLENDKQQSEEKIKKKDFEISQFLSKIEDEQSLGAQLQKKIKELQARIEELEEEIEAERAARAKVEKQRADLSRELEEISERLEEAGGATAAQIEMNKKREAEFQKLRRDLEESTLQHEATAAALRKKQADSVAELGEQIDNLQRVKQKLEKEKSEYKMEIDDLSSNMEAVAKAKANLEKMCRTLEDQLSEIKTKSDENIRQLNDMNAQRARLQTENGEFSRQLEEKEALVSQLTRGKQAYTQQIEELKRHVEEEVKAKNALAHAVQSARHDCDLLREQFEEEQEAKAELQRGMSKANSEVAQWRTKYETDAIQRTEELEESKKKLAQRLQDAEESIEAVNSKCASLEKTKQRLQGEVEDLMIDVERANALAANLDKKQRNFDKVLAEWKQKYEEGQAELEGAQKEARSLSTEIFKMKNSYEEALDQLETLKRENKNLQQEISDLTEQLGETGKSIHELEKAKKTVESEKVEIQTALEEAEGTLEHEESKILRVQLELNQVKSEIDRKLAEKDEEIEQIKRNSQRVMDSMQSTLDSEIRSRNDALRVKKKMEGDLNEMEIQLSHANRQAAEAQKQLRNVQGQLKDAQLHLDEAIRGQEDMKEQVAMVERRNNLMQAEIEELRAALEQTERGRKVAEQELVDASERVGLLHSQNTSLINTKKKLEADLVQIQGEVEDSVQEARNAEEKAKKAITDAAMMAEELKKEQDTSAHLERMKKNLEVTVKDLQHRLDEAENLAMKGGKKQLQKLESRVRELESEVEAEQRRGADAVKGVRKYERRVKELTYQTEEDKKNVTRLQDLVDKLQLKVKAYKRQAEEAEEQANTHLSRYRKVQHEMEEAQERADIAESQVNKLRAKSRDVGKSKDEE, encoded by the exons atCGTGAAAACCAGTCTGTCCTGATCAC TGGAGAATCTGGTGCAGGAAAGACTGTGAACACGAAACGTGTCATTCAGTACTTTGCAACTGTTGGTGCCATGTCTGGAGCAAAGAAACAAGAGCCTGTTGCTGGAAAAATGCAG GGGTCACTGGAGGACCAGATCATTGCTGCAAACCCTCTGCTGGAGGCTTATGGTAATGCCAAGACTGTGAGGAACGACAACTCCTCTCGTTTT GGCAAATTCATCAGGATTCATTTTGGGACCACTGGAAAACTGGCCTCAGCTGACATTGAAACAT ACCTGCTGGAAAAGTCAAGAGTAACATTCCAGCTGTCTGCTGAGAGGAGTTACCACATCTTCTACCAGCTCATGACTGGACACAAGCCAGAGCTGCTGG AGGCCCTGCTCATCACCACCAACCCTTATGACTATCCAATGATCAGCCAGGGTGAAATCACTGTCAAGAGCATCAATGATGTGGAGGAGTTCATTGCCACAGAT ACTGCCATTGACATTCTGGGCTTCACTGCTGATGAGAAAATCGCCATCTACAAGCTGACCGGTGCTGTGATGCATCATGGGAGCATGAAGTTCAAACAGAAGCAGAGAGAGGAGCAGGCTGAACCTGATGGCACTGAGG TGGCTGATAAAATCGCCTACCTCATGGGCCTCAACTCTGCTGACATGCTGAAAGCTCTGTGTTACCCCAGAGTGAAGGTCGGAAACGAGATGGTGACCAAAGGCCAGACAGTTCCGCAG GTGAACAACGCAGTGTCAGCTCTCTGCAAGTCTGTCTATGAGAAAATGTTCTTGTGGATGGTCATCCGTATCAATGAGATGTTGGACACAAAGCAGCCCAGACAGTTCTTCATTGGTGTGCTGGACATTGCTGGATTTGAGATCTTTGAT TTCAACAGCTTGGAGCAGCTTTGCATCAACTTCACAAATGAGAAACTGCAACAGTTCTTCAACCACCACATGTTTGTTCTGGAGCAAGAGGAGTACAAGAAAGAAGGCATCGAATGGGAGTTTATTGACTTCGGTATGGACTTAGCTGCCTGCATTGAGCTCATTGAGAAG CCAATGGGCATCTTCTCCATCCTTGAAGAGGAGTGCATGTTCCCCAAGGCCACAGACACAAGCTTTAAAAACAAACTACATGACCAGCATCTGGGCAAAACTGCAGCCTTCCAGAAGCCCAAGCCTGCCAAAGGTAAGGCAGAGGCTCACTTCTCTCTAGTGCACTACGCCGGCACTGTGGACTACAACATTGTTGGCTGGCTGGATAAGAACAAGGATCCACTGAACGACTCTGTTGTGCAACTCTACCAAAAGTCTTCACTCAAAGTGCTGGCCTTCCTGTATGCCTCTCATGGAGGTGAAG CTGAGGGTGGCGGCGGCAAGAAAGGAGGCAAGAAGAAGGGTGGTTCCTTCCAGACTGTGTCTGCACTGTTTAGG GAGAACTTGGGTAAGCTGATGACTAACCTGAGGAGCACTCACCCTCACTTTGTGCGCTGCTTGATTCCTAATGAGTCCAAGACTCCAG GTCTGATGGAGAACTTCCTGGTTATCCACCAGCTCAGGTGTAACGGTGTGCTGGAGGGTATCAGAATCTGCAGGAAGGGTTTCCCCAGCAGAATCCTCTACGGTGACTTCAAGCAGCG GTACAAAGTATTGAATGCTAGTGTCATTCCTGAGGGACAGTTCATCGACAACAAAAAGGCTTCAGAGAAACTCTTGGGCTCTATTGATGTTGATCACACCCAATACAAGTTTGGACACACCAAG GTGTTCTTCAAAGCTGGTCTGCTGGGTACTCTTGAGGAGATGAGAGACGAAAAACTTGCCTCACTGGTTACCATGACTCAAGCTTTGTGCCGTGGATATGTCATGAGAAAAGTGTTTGTTAAAATGATGGAAAGGAG AGAATCAATTTATTCCATCCAATACAACATCCGCTCATTCATGAATGTCAAACATTGGCCATGGATGAAGCTCTACTTCAAGATCAAGCCTCTTCTGAAGAGTGCAGAGACTGAGAAAGAAATGGCAGCCATGAAGGAGAACTTTGAGAAAATGAAAGAAGATCTTACGAAGGCATTGGCTAAAAAGAAGGAGCTGGAGGAGAAAATGGTGTCACTTCTTCAGGAGAAAAATGACCTTCAACTACAAGTAGCATCT GAAGGTGAAAACCTCTCAGATGCTGAGGAGAGATGTGAAGGTCTCATCAAAAGCAAGATCCAGCTCGAGGCTAAACTCAAAGAGACAACCGAGAGGCTGGAAGATGAGGAGGAAATCAATGCTGAACTGACGGCCAAGAAGAGGAAGCTGGAGGACGAATGCTCCGAGCTGAAGAAAGACATTGATGACCTGGAGCTCACTTTAGCCAAAGTGGAGAAGGAGAAACATGCAACAGAAAATAAG GTGAAAAACCTGACAGAGGAGATGGCCTCTCAGGATGAGAGCATTGCCAAGCTGACCAAAGAGAAGAAAGCCCTCCAAGAGGCGCATCAGCAGACCCTTGATGACCTTCAGGCAGAGGAAGACAAAGTCAACACTCTGACTAAATCTAAGAGCAAGCTTGAGCAGCAAGTGGATGAT CTTGAGGGCTCCCTGGAGCAAGAGAAGAAGCTCCGTATGGATCTTGAGAGAGCCAAGAGGAAGTTTGAGGGTGACCTGAAACTGGCCCAAGAGTCCATAATGGACCTGGAGAACGACAAGCAGCAATCCGAGGAGAAGATCAAGAA GAAAGACTTTGAGATAAGCCAGTTCCTCAGCAAGATTGAGGATGAACAGTCTTTGGGAGCACAGCTTCAGAAGAAGATCAAAGAACTTCAG GCCCGTATTGAGGAGCTGGAGGAGGAAATCGAGGCTGAACGAGCTGCTCGTGCTAAAGTGGAGAAGCAGAGAGCCGATCTCTCCAGGGAACTTGAAGAGATCAGTGAGAGGCTTGAGGAAGCTGGAGGTGCCACTGCTGCCCAGATTGAGATGAACAAGAAGCGTGAAGCAGAATTCCAGAAGCTGCGTCGTGATCTGGAAGAGTCCACCTTGCAGCATGAAGCTACGGCTGCAGCTCTCCGAAAGAAGCAGGCAGACAGTGTGGCTGAGCTCGGAGAACAGATCGACAACCTCCAGCGGGTCAAGCAGAAGCTGGAGAAGGAAAAGAGTGAATACAAGATGGAGATTGATGACTTGTCAAGCAACATGGAGGCTGTGGCTAAAGCAAAG GCTAATTTAGAGAAGATGTGCCGCACTCTTGAAGATCAGCTGAGTGAAATCAAGACCAAAAGTGATGAAAATATTCGCCAGTTGAATGACATGAATGCACAACGGGCAAGACTTCAGACTGAAAATG GTGAATTTAGCCGACAACTGGAAGAGAAAGAAGCACTTGTTTCACAGTTAACTAGAGGAAAACAGGCCTATACACAGCAAATTGAGGAGCTCAAGAGACATGTTGAGGAAGAAGTCAAA GCCAAGAATGCTTTGGCCCATGCAGTTCAGTCTGCCCGCCATGACTGTGATCTGCTCAGAGAGCAGTTTGAGGAAGAGCAAGAGGCCAAAGCTGAACTCCAGCGTGGAATGTCTAAGGCCAACAGTGAGGTGGCACAATGGAGAACCAAATATGAGACTGACGCCATCCAGCGTACAGAGGAGCTTGAGGAATCCAA gaAAAAGCTGGCTCAGCGTCTGCAGGATGCTGAAGAATCCATTGAGGCAGTGAACTCCAAGTGTGCATCGCTGGAGAAAACAAAACAGAGACTGCAGGGTGAAGTAGAGGACCTCATGATTGATGTGGAGAGAGCAAATGCATTGGCTGCTAACCTTGACAAGAAGCAGAGAAACTTTGACAAG GTCCTCGCAGAGTGGAAGCAGAAGTATGAGGAAGGCCAGGCTGAACTAGAAGGGGCTCAGAAAGAAGCTCGCTCTCTCAGCACTGAGATTTTCAAAATGAAGAACTCTTATGAAGAAGCCCTGGACCAGCTTGAGACCCTGAAGAGGGAGAACAAGAATCTGCAAC aGGAGATTTCTGACCTCACTGAGCAGCTTGGAGAGACTGGAAAGAGCATTCATGAGTTAGAGAAAGCCAAGAAGACTGTGGAGTCTGAGAAAGTAGAGATCCAGACTGCACTTGAAGAAGCTGAG GGCACCCTAGAGCATGAGGAGTCCAAGATTCTGCGTGTGCAGCTGGAGCTGAACCAGGTGAAGAGTGAGATTGACAGGAAGCTTGCTGAGAAGGATGAAGAGATAGAACAGATCAAGAGGAACAGCCAAAGAGTGATGGATTCCATGCagagcactctggactctgagaTCAGGAGCAGAAATGATGCCCTGAGAGTCAAAAAGAAGATGGAGGGAGATCTGAATGAGATGGAGATCCAGCTGAGTCATGCCAATCGCCAGGCTGCTGAGGCCCAGAAACAGCTCAGGAATGTCCAAGGCCAACTCAAG GATGCCCAACTGCACCTTGATGAAGCCATCAGAGGACAAGAAGACATGAAGGAGCAGGTGGCCATGGTGGAGCGCAGGAATAACCTGATGCAAGCAGAGATTGAGGAGCTGAGAGCCGCACTGGAGCAAACAGAGAGAGGCCGCAAAGTGGCAGAGCAGGAGCTGGTGGATGCCAGTGAGCGTGTGGGACTGCTGCACTCACAA AATACAAGTCTTATTAATACCAAGAAGAAGCTTGAGGCTGATCTGGTCCAAATTCAAGGTGAGGTGGAAGATTCAGTTCAGGAGGCCAGAAACGCAGAGGAGAAGGCCAAGAAGGCCATCACTGAT GCTGCCATGATGGCTGAGGAGCTGAAGAAGGAGCAGGACACCAGTGCTCACCTGGAGAGGATGAAGAAGAACCTGGAGGTGACTGTCAAAGACCTGCAGCACCGTCTGGATGAGGCAGAGAATCTGGCCATGAAGGGTGGAAAGAAACAGCTCCAGAAACTGGAGTCCAGG GTTCGTGAGTTGGAGAGTGAAGTTGAAGCTGAACAGAGACGCGGTGCAGATGCTGTTAAAGGAGTGCGTAAATATGAAAGGAGGGTGAAGGAGCTCACCTACCAG ACCGAGGAAGACAAGAAGAACGTGACTCGCCTCCAGGATCTGGTGGACAAGCTGCAGCTGAAAGTGAAGGCCTACAAGCGCCAGGCTGAAGAAGCT GAGGAGCAGGCCAACACTCACCTGTCCAGGTACAGGAAGGTGCAGCATGAGATGGAGGAGGCTCAGGAGCGCGCTGACATCGCCGAGTCCCAGGTCAACAAGCTGAGAGCCAAGAGCCGCGATGTAGGAAAG AGCAAGGATGAAGAATGA